From Candidatus Eisenbacteria bacterium:
GACTCGATCCGACGGTCGGGCACGAGCCACATGGCGACGACCAGGGCGTAGAGCGCCACCGAGATCCAAGGACTCACGAAGGCCAGGGGCGTCGCCAGCGTATAGGCCGCGAGCGACGTCCTGCCCTTGAAGTCTCTCCCGATCGCGGCCGCCAGCCTCGAGTCAGGGCCTTCGTGGCGCACGATCGTCGTAGCCAGGATGGTGTAGGCGATCGCGGCCATCAGGAGGACCATGCCGTAGGCCGCGGTCGGCAGCGGGGCCAGGCGGGTCTCGCTCATCCATCGCGTGGTGAAGGGGACCAGCGAGAGCCAGAAGAGAAGGTGCTGGTTCGCCCAGAGGATCGTCCCGTTGACGCGGCTCGTGATGTGCAGCATGTGGTGGTGGTTGTTCCAGTAGATCCCGAGGATGACGAAGCTCAGGAGGTAGGTCCACAGCTCGTGCCACACGGAGCGCAGCGCCGCCCACGTCGCTTCATGGGGTACGCGCAGCTCGAGCACCATGATCGTGATGATGATCGCGATCACGCCGTCGCTGAAGGCTTCGAGGCGGCTCTTGGTCATCCGCGGCGGGTCTCCACGCCGGGGAATAGAGCCGGTTCGCGGCTTGCGCGCAAGCCTTTGCCGGCCATCGCCGCCGTCGCTACACTGCGCCGCCCATGCTCAAGACCAGCCCCTTCCATTCGCGCACAGCACCCCTGGTGCGCGCGCAGACCTGGCGCCGCTGGGCCGGGTATCAGATGGCGAGCGCGTACGACCCGCACCCGGATCGCGAGTACGCGGCCATCCGCAATGCGGCCGCGCTGATCGACGTCTCGCCGCTCTACAAGTACCGGCTGACCGGTCGCGATGCCGCGCGGCTCCTGGACCGCATGATCACCCGCGACATGACCAAGCTGGCGGTCGGGCAGGTCTACTACACGCCGTGGTGCGACGCGCACGGCAAAGTGATCGATGACGGCACCGTCAGCCGCCTCGACGAAGGCACGTACCGCCTGACGAGCGCCGACTCTTCGCTGCGCTGGCTTCACATGAACGCAGTGGGCATGGACGCGGCCATCGAGGACGCCTCGGAAAAGCTCGGCGCGGTGTCCCTCCAAGGTCCGCTCTCGCGCGACTTGCTGCAGACCCTGACGCCGGCCGATCTCTCGAAGCTCAAGTACTTCCGCCTGGTCGAAACTCAGGTGCGCGACATCCCGGTGACCGTCTCGCGCACCGGTTACACCGGCGATCTCGGCTACGAGATCTGGGTGGACACGGGCCGCGCCGAAGCGCTGTGGGACGCCCTGATCACCGCGGGCACGCCCTACGGCATCGTTCCCGCCGGCGTGTGGGCGCTCGACATCGCGCGCATCGAGGCGGGTCTCATCATGCTCGACGTCGACTACTTCTCTGCCCACCACGCCTTGATCGAGGCGCGCAAGTCGTCGCCCTACGAGATCAACCTCGGCTGGGCGGTGAGCGCCAAGAAGGGGCCTTTCAACGGGCGCCGCGCGCTGGCCGCCGAGCGGGCGCGAGGACCGGCGTGGAACTTCGTGGGGCTCGAGATCGACTGGGAGTCGTTCGAGCAGCTCTTCCGCGCGCATCACCTGCCGCCCCATCTGTCGAACGTCGCGTGGCGAGCGAGCGCGCCGGTCTATCGCGACGGCACGCAGATCGGCTACGCCACCAGCGGCTGCTGGTCGCCGCTGCTCAAGAAGTCGCTGGCACTCGCGCATCTGCGCGCGCCGCACTTCACGGCCGGCACCGCGGTCGAGATGGAGATCACCGTCGAGCACCAGCGCCTGAAGGCCGCCGCACGGGTGCGCAAGCTGCCCTTCTACGACCCCGAGCGGAAGAAGGCATGAGCAACCACCGCTACGACGTGATCGTGGTCGGCGGCGGCCACAATGGACTCGTCGCTGCGGCCTACCTGGCGCGCGCGGGCAAGAAGACGCTGGTGCTCGAGCGGCGTCCGGTGCTCGGCGGCGCGGCGGTGACCGAAGAGGTCTTCCCCGGCTTCAAGTTCTCGGTGTTCTCCTACGTGGTGAGCCTGTTGCGCCCCGAGATCATCCGCGACCTCGATCTGCCGGCGCACGGACTCCAGATCCTGCCGCTCGAGAGCACGATCACGCCGATGGAGAACGGCGACTATCTCGGCTCCTGGGCCGATCCCGACGAATCGCGCCGCGAGCTCTGTCGCCACTCGCCGCGCGACGCCGACGCGATGGTGCTGTTCGGGCGGCTCATGCACCACATGGCGATGGCGGTGAAGCCGATCCTGGGCATGGTGCCGCCCGATCCGGCCTCGCTCGCGCCGTCCGAGCTGGCGGGTCTGCTCAAGCTCGGCGGGCACTTCCGCTCGCTCGGCGCCGAGCGCTTCCACGCGCTCCACAAGCTGATGACGATGAGCAGCGCGGATTACCTCGACGAGTGGTTCGAGTTCGACACGCTGAAGGCCACGAAATCGGCCAGCGGCATCATCGGCACCTTCCTCGGGCCGCGCTCGCCGGGCTCGGCCTACGTGCTGCTCCACCACTACATGGGGGAGATCGACGGCGCCTTCCGAGCCTGGGGCTTCCAGAAGGGAGGCACGGGGGCGATCAGCAACAGCATCGCGAGCGCCGCGCGCGCCTTCGGCGCCGAGATTCGCACCGGCGCCGGCGTCGATCGCGTCACGACTCGGGGTGATCGCGTCACCGGCGTGGCGCTCGAGAGCGGCGAGGAGATCGCCGCCGACCGCGTGGTCTCGGGGCTCGATCCCCGGCTCACGTTCACCCGGCTGCTCGATCCCAAGTCGCTTCCTTCCGACGTGGTCGACGGCGTGCGGCGCTACAAGTTCCGCGGCTCGTCGGGCAAGGTGAACCTGGCGCTCTCGGGACTGCCGAACTTCAGCTGCCTGCCCGGCAACGGCCCGCACCTGCGCGGGGCGGTCTCGATCAGTCCGACGATCGACTACCTGGAACGCGCCTATGACGACGCCAAGTACGGCGAGTTCTCCGCGCACCCGTACATGGACATCGTGATTCCATCGATGATCGATCCGGGAATGGCTCCGCCCGGGAAGCACGTGATGAGCATCTTTGTCCAGTACGCGCCCTATGCGCTGAACGGCGGCTGGAACGACGCGCGGCGTGAGGCGTTTGGCGACGCGGTGGTGAAGACGCTGGCGCGGTACGCGCCCGACATCGAGTCGCTCATCCTCCACCGTCAGGTGCTGACGCCCGCGGACATCGAGCGCATCACCGGGCTCAGCGAAGGCAACATCTTCCAGGGCGAGCTCGCGCTGCAGCAGCTCTTCTTCCTGCGTCCGGTGCCGGAGTGGGCGAAGTACCGGACCCCGATCCACGGCTACTGGCAGTGTGGCGCCGGGACGCATCCGGGCGGCGGCATCATGGGCGCTTCCGGGCGGCTGGCGGCGCTCGAGATGCTGAAGGACGGACGATGAGCGAGCGCTTCGACGCGATCGTGGTGGGCGCCGGGGTCAACGGTCTGGTCGCCGCTTCGCTCCTCGGACGAAGCGGGCTCCAGGTGCTGCTGCTCGAGCGCGGCGAAGGGGTTGGCGGGCAGAGCGCGCTGACCGAGTTCGCGCCCGGCTTCCGGGTCGCGCCGCTCGCCGGCGACGCCGGATGGGCGCCGCCTTCGATCATCGAGGGCCTCGGGCTCGGCGCCATCGAGCAGGCCGAGGACGGCGCAGGCGTCACGGTCGTGGACGAAATGGGCCAGTGCCTGTCGATTCCACACGACGCGCGTCGCGCCGCGGAGGCGATCCGCGCCCGCTCGCAGAGTGACGCCGCCAAGTGGCCGGCGTTCACCACCCGGCTTGGGAAGCTGGCCGGATTCCTCGAGGCCCTCTACCAGGTGCCGGTGCCGGACATCGACGCGCGCTCGCTCGACGACTTGCTGCCGATGGTCGGCGTGGGGCAGAAGTTCCGCGCGCTGGGACGGGTGGACATGATCGAGCTCCTGCGCACGCTTCCAATGTCGGTGTGGGAGCTGGCCGACGACTGGTTCGAGACGCCGGCGCTCAAGGCCGCGGTCGCGGCCGGCGGAATCCAGGATGTGCAGCAAGGCCCGCGCTCGGGCGGCACCGGATTCGTGCTGCTCCATCACCTCGTCGGCGCTCCGGCCGGCTCGGTGCGAGGCCGCCGGCCGTGGCGGAAGAGCCCGGGAGCGTTCGCGCGCGCGGTGGAGAACGTCGCGCGGCGGACCAAGGAAATCACCATCCGAGCCGGGGCCAAGGTGTCACGCCTCCGGATTCAGGATGAGGCGGTGCTGGGCGTTGTCCTGGAGAACGGGGACACCTTCGATGCCAAGACCGTGATTTCGACCGCGGATCCCGCGCAGACCTTCCTCGACTGGATCGACCCCGTCTGGCTCGATCCCGAGTTCATCCACGCGGTGCGGAACATTCGCTACCGCGGCTGCACCGGGCTCGTGCTCTACGCGCTCGACGCCCCGCCCACCATCCCTGGCCTCGCGCAGGACGCGCTCGCCGGGGTGGTGAGCCTGTCGTCCCGTGTCGAGTCGATCGAGCGGGCCGCCGACGCCGCCAAGTACGGCGCCCTCGCCGAAACGCCTCACATCGAGCTCTCGATGCCGACGGCGCTGTGGCCCGACGAGGCGCCTTCGAGCAAGCACATCCTCGTGGCGCGGGTGCAGTACGCGCCGTATCGTCTGCGCCAGGGCGCGTGGGACGCGGCGCGCCGGGATGCGCTCGCGGAGACGGTGTCCCGAGCCATCGAGCGGGTGGCGCCGGGGTTCGGCTCGCGGGTGCTCCATCGGGCGGCGTGGACGCCGCGGGATCTCGAGGAACGCTACGGTCTGCACCAGGGCGCCATCTCGCACGGCGAGCTGGCCCTCGACCAGATCCTGTTCATGCGGCCGGTCGCCGGCTGGGGCAAGCACCGCACGCCGATCGACGGGCTGTATCTGGGCGGCGCCGGCGCTCACCCCGGACCGGGCGTGCTGGGCGGGCCGGGCTGGCTGGCGGCCAGGCGGCTGCTGAAGGATCGGAAGGCAAGGTCATGAGCGACTTTCATCGCACCACGACGAGCTTCAAGCAGGGCTCCCGCACGATGCCGGGGGAGGTCTACACCTCGCCGCAGATCCTCGCCGAGGAGAAGGAACGGATCCACGCCCGCACCTGGAACTGCGTCGGACGCTCATCGCGGATCGAGCAGCCCGGCCAGTACTTCGTCGCCCAGATCGCCGGCGAGTCGATCATCGTCCTGCGCGATCGCAAGAACGCGCTGCGCGCCTTCTTCAACGTCTGCCGCCATCGCGGAACCCGGATCTGCATGGAATCGTCGGGCCAGTTCGGCGAGACCATCCAGTGCCCTTATCACGCCTGGACCTATCGCACGGACGGTGAGCTGATCGGTGCGCCGCACATGCAGGATGTCGAGGACTTCGAGAAGAGCGAGTACCCGCTTCATGCGGCTGCGATCGCGGAGTGGGAAGGCTTCCTGTTCGTGAACATCGCGCGCGATCCGGAGCCGTTCGAGCGCGCCTTCTCGCCGATGATCGGGCGGTTCTCGCGCTTCGGATTGCCGGGCCTGGTTCCCGGGTACCAGGTCACCTACGACGTGCGGGCCAACTGGAAGCTGGTCTTCCAGAACTATTCCGAATGCCTGCACTGCCCGACCATTCATCCCAAGCTCGCCACGGTGCTGCCGTACCAGAGCGGAGCCAATGATCTGGTGGAAGGCCGTTTCCTCGGTGGGTACATGGAGATCACGCCTCCCAACCAGAGCGCCACCATGACGGGACGCATGTGCGGTCCGCTGGTGAGCGGAGCGCTTCCCGAGGACGACCGGCACCGCGGCTACTACTACACGCTGATGCCGAACCTCCTGCTCAGCCTCCATCCCGACTACGTGAACTACTACCTGGTCCATCCCGTGGCCCCCGATCACACCCGCGTCGAATCGGAGTGGCTCTTCCATCCCGACACGATCGCCGATCCGAACAACAACATCCGCGACGGGATCGAGTTCTGGGATCTCACCAACCGCCAGGACTGGGACATCGTCGAGCGCAGCCAGCTCGGGATCGCGTCGCGCCGCTATGCTCCGGGGCCGTACTCCGCGCGGGAGAGCATTCCCGCCGCGTGGGACCGGGCATACCGGGAGTTGATGGGAAGGGCCTAGCCACTTCCACCGGTCGCGGACTTCCATTCACCGCCGGATCACCACCATTCGCCGAAACCCCCGCGTCTCAACCCCATGAACGGCCGTAACTTGTGTGCGAGGCAAGAAACCGAGATCCGAGCCGGAGGGAACACGTGAGACGCACTCGGGAGGACGGAGCCCCATTCGTCGAGATGAAGGTCGGGTTCGACCGCGGTCAACGGACGAAGAAACGCGACCAGGCGATGTGGGGACTCTTCCTGATCGGAGTGGGAGTGGTCTTCCTCCTGGCGCGGATGGACGTCATCGACCTCCATCGATGGCACACCTGGTGGCCGACGCTGATGATCCTGTTCGGCGCCGCCTGGATCATCGTGCCGGGGCGCCCGCGGCAGATCGCCTCGGGAGTCACCTTCGTCCTGCTCGGACTCTGGTTCTGGGCCTGTTTCGAGCACTGGTACGGACTCCGTTTCCGCACCGGCTGGCCGCTCCTGGTGGTGATCGCCGGACTGGAAATGGTGTTGACCGCCCTGCTCGACCGACTCGAGCTGAAGTGGAAGGAGGACAAGGGTCATGCGTAGCGCATCGCGTCGCGCCGGTCTCGATGGCCGGAAGGTCGGGTTCCTGGTGCTCGGGGCGTGCACCGTGTGGCTCGTGATCCAGAACACGCTCCTGTTCCTGGCCATGATGTGGGGTGACCCTGCGGTGGTCTCGCGCGTGGCGATGGTGGTGCTGAAGGCCGGCGCCCTGGTCACCGCGAAGTTCTGGGCGTCACCGGCCGCCGCCGCGCTCGTGGCCGCGGCGCTGCTGCTGCTCGTCATGCGGGCGCGTCCCGCCGCTTCAACCCGTCCCGAGGTTCGTCATGGTTGAAGTTCGTGTCTCTCGGGTCTCGGGCCGCCTCGTCCTGGGCCTCATCGTCATCACGCTCGGGACCTTGTGGACCCTGGACAACCTGGACCTGATCCATTCGGGCCCGATCCTGCGCTGGTGGCCGGTCGTGCTCCTCGGGCTCGGCATTGCCAAGCTGTTCGGGATCGGCACCGGACGGAACCCCGCCGCGGGAACGATGTTCCTCCTGGTGGGCATCCTGTTCCTGGCGGGCCGAATCGGCATCGACGGCCTCGACTTCTCGCTGCTGTGGCCGATGCTGCTGGTGGTCATTGGCGTCAACCTCGTCATTCGCTCTTATCGGGCGCAGTCGTTGGATGGCCCCACCGAGGATCTGTCCTCGCGGCTCGGCACGTTCGCCTTCTGGAGCGGCGTGGACCGCAAGGTCAGCTCGCCGGCCTTCCGTGGCGGTGACATCACCGCGGTCATGGGGGGCGCCAAGATCGATTTCCGCCAGGCCAAGACGGTTCCCGGAGGCGCCATCCTCGACTTGTTCGTGTGGTGGGGTGGCGTCGAGATGATCATTCCCGAGGACTGGAAGGTGGTCTCCGAGGGCACCGTGCTCATGGGTGGCATCGAGGACAAGGCCAAGGCGGCGCCGCCGGAATCCGCCAACATCCTCATTCTGCGTGGCCTCGTGCTGATGGGCGGCGTCGAGATCAAGAACTGATCCATGCACCCAATCCTTCGCGATCCGCGTCGGCTCGCCCTTTACCTGGCCACGTGGGCCGTGCTCGGCGTCCTTTTCGCCTCGCTGGTGGCAGTGACCCGCCAGGTCTCCTTGTCCGCGGCCGCCGCGGTGGTGATCCCGCTGTTGGTGGTCGATGGGCTCATTTGCCTCTCGGCCTGGTGGCTTGTGCGCGGCACCGGCGGTTACTCGATGCTCGAGCTCACCAACCGCACGATGAGCGCCTCGATGCAGGCGAGCGCGGTCTGGGTGGGACTCAGCACGCCATGGATGGTGCTGATGAGCAAGTCCGGCGTCCTGCCGCTCCAGACCGGCGAGATTCTGGTCGGGGCGGCGGCCGTGTTCATCGTCGGCGTCCCGCTCTACGGCGTCTCGATGGGAATCCATTACCTGGCCCGCGTCGTCGAGTCGGCCCGCGAGGCCGAGCGCCGCGTGCTCGAGTCGCAGGTCGCGACCCGCGAGGCCCAGCTCCGCGCGCTGCGCGCGCAGCTCAATCCTCACTTCCTCTTCAACAGCCTCAACTCCATCAGCTCGCTGGTCGGCAACGATCCCGAAGGAGCGCGGCGGATGT
This genomic window contains:
- a CDS encoding aromatic ring-hydroxylating dioxygenase subunit alpha; this translates as MSDFHRTTTSFKQGSRTMPGEVYTSPQILAEEKERIHARTWNCVGRSSRIEQPGQYFVAQIAGESIIVLRDRKNALRAFFNVCRHRGTRICMESSGQFGETIQCPYHAWTYRTDGELIGAPHMQDVEDFEKSEYPLHAAAIAEWEGFLFVNIARDPEPFERAFSPMIGRFSRFGLPGLVPGYQVTYDVRANWKLVFQNYSECLHCPTIHPKLATVLPYQSGANDLVEGRFLGGYMEITPPNQSATMTGRMCGPLVSGALPEDDRHRGYYYTLMPNLLLSLHPDYVNYYLVHPVAPDHTRVESEWLFHPDTIADPNNNIRDGIEFWDLTNRQDWDIVERSQLGIASRRYAPGPYSARESIPAAWDRAYRELMGRA
- a CDS encoding NAD(P)/FAD-dependent oxidoreductase — encoded protein: MSNHRYDVIVVGGGHNGLVAAAYLARAGKKTLVLERRPVLGGAAVTEEVFPGFKFSVFSYVVSLLRPEIIRDLDLPAHGLQILPLESTITPMENGDYLGSWADPDESRRELCRHSPRDADAMVLFGRLMHHMAMAVKPILGMVPPDPASLAPSELAGLLKLGGHFRSLGAERFHALHKLMTMSSADYLDEWFEFDTLKATKSASGIIGTFLGPRSPGSAYVLLHHYMGEIDGAFRAWGFQKGGTGAISNSIASAARAFGAEIRTGAGVDRVTTRGDRVTGVALESGEEIAADRVVSGLDPRLTFTRLLDPKSLPSDVVDGVRRYKFRGSSGKVNLALSGLPNFSCLPGNGPHLRGAVSISPTIDYLERAYDDAKYGEFSAHPYMDIVIPSMIDPGMAPPGKHVMSIFVQYAPYALNGGWNDARREAFGDAVVKTLARYAPDIESLILHRQVLTPADIERITGLSEGNIFQGELALQQLFFLRPVPEWAKYRTPIHGYWQCGAGTHPGGGIMGASGRLAALEMLKDGR
- a CDS encoding aminomethyltransferase family protein → MLKTSPFHSRTAPLVRAQTWRRWAGYQMASAYDPHPDREYAAIRNAAALIDVSPLYKYRLTGRDAARLLDRMITRDMTKLAVGQVYYTPWCDAHGKVIDDGTVSRLDEGTYRLTSADSSLRWLHMNAVGMDAAIEDASEKLGAVSLQGPLSRDLLQTLTPADLSKLKYFRLVETQVRDIPVTVSRTGYTGDLGYEIWVDTGRAEALWDALITAGTPYGIVPAGVWALDIARIEAGLIMLDVDYFSAHHALIEARKSSPYEINLGWAVSAKKGPFNGRRALAAERARGPAWNFVGLEIDWESFEQLFRAHHLPPHLSNVAWRASAPVYRDGTQIGYATSGCWSPLLKKSLALAHLRAPHFTAGTAVEMEITVEHQRLKAAARVRKLPFYDPERKKA
- a CDS encoding DUF5668 domain-containing protein, whose amino-acid sequence is MVEVRVSRVSGRLVLGLIVITLGTLWTLDNLDLIHSGPILRWWPVVLLGLGIAKLFGIGTGRNPAAGTMFLLVGILFLAGRIGIDGLDFSLLWPMLLVVIGVNLVIRSYRAQSLDGPTEDLSSRLGTFAFWSGVDRKVSSPAFRGGDITAVMGGAKIDFRQAKTVPGGAILDLFVWWGGVEMIIPEDWKVVSEGTVLMGGIEDKAKAAPPESANILILRGLVLMGGVEIKN
- a CDS encoding histidine kinase; this encodes MHPILRDPRRLALYLATWAVLGVLFASLVAVTRQVSLSAAAAVVIPLLVVDGLICLSAWWLVRGTGGYSMLELTNRTMSASMQASAVWVGLSTPWMVLMSKSGVLPLQTGEILVGAAAVFIVGVPLYGVSMGIHYLARVVESAREAERRVLESQVATREAQLRALRAQLNPHFLFNSLNSISSLVGNDPEGARRMCESLGDFLRRTLALGARESVTLEEELSLVERYFAIERVRFGERLGVEQIIERGAEKCLVPPLLLQPLVENAVKHGIAERIEGGTVKIAAAVNEGALKLTVENEVDEDSGARPGQGVGLENVRRRLDVVSARDARLDTSRENGAFRVTLTLPARPAPADAEVTHG
- a CDS encoding DUF5668 domain-containing protein; its protein translation is MRRTREDGAPFVEMKVGFDRGQRTKKRDQAMWGLFLIGVGVVFLLARMDVIDLHRWHTWWPTLMILFGAAWIIVPGRPRQIASGVTFVLLGLWFWACFEHWYGLRFRTGWPLLVVIAGLEMVLTALLDRLELKWKEDKGHA
- a CDS encoding NAD(P)/FAD-dependent oxidoreductase yields the protein MSERFDAIVVGAGVNGLVAASLLGRSGLQVLLLERGEGVGGQSALTEFAPGFRVAPLAGDAGWAPPSIIEGLGLGAIEQAEDGAGVTVVDEMGQCLSIPHDARRAAEAIRARSQSDAAKWPAFTTRLGKLAGFLEALYQVPVPDIDARSLDDLLPMVGVGQKFRALGRVDMIELLRTLPMSVWELADDWFETPALKAAVAAGGIQDVQQGPRSGGTGFVLLHHLVGAPAGSVRGRRPWRKSPGAFARAVENVARRTKEITIRAGAKVSRLRIQDEAVLGVVLENGDTFDAKTVISTADPAQTFLDWIDPVWLDPEFIHAVRNIRYRGCTGLVLYALDAPPTIPGLAQDALAGVVSLSSRVESIERAADAAKYGALAETPHIELSMPTALWPDEAPSSKHILVARVQYAPYRLRQGAWDAARRDALAETVSRAIERVAPGFGSRVLHRAAWTPRDLEERYGLHQGAISHGELALDQILFMRPVAGWGKHRTPIDGLYLGGAGAHPGPGVLGGPGWLAARRLLKDRKARS
- a CDS encoding TMEM175 family protein, with the translated sequence MTKSRLEAFSDGVIAIIITIMVLELRVPHEATWAALRSVWHELWTYLLSFVILGIYWNNHHHMLHITSRVNGTILWANQHLLFWLSLVPFTTRWMSETRLAPLPTAAYGMVLLMAAIAYTILATTIVRHEGPDSRLAAAIGRDFKGRTSLAAYTLATPLAFVSPWISVALYALVVAMWLVPDRRIES